The Desulfuromonas versatilis genome has a segment encoding these proteins:
- the atpD gene encoding F0F1 ATP synthase subunit beta — MLRTCQGGKKEERFTMNKGKITQVIGPVIDVEFEAGKLPEIYHAIKITNPALGEGEWNLVCEVAQHLGENTVRAIAMDSTDGLVRGQDVLDTGKQIVMPVGRGTLGRILNVVGEPVDEAGPVNTEKQWEIHRPTPEFVEQSTKVEAFETGIKVVDLLAPYARGGKIGLFGGAGVGKTVLIMELIHNIAKQHGGFSVFAGVGERTREGNDLWHEMKDSGVLDKAALIYGQMNEPPGARARVALSALTVAEYFRDEEGQDVLLFVDNIFRFTQAGSEVSALLGRIPSAVGYQPTLSTEMGELQERITTTNKGSITSVQAIYVPADDLTDPAPATAFAHLDATTVLSRQIAELGIYPAVDPLDSTSRILDPQVVGEEHYKVARDVQFVLQRYKDLQDIIAILGMDELSEEDKLVVARARKIQRFLSQPFHVAEVFTGSPGKYVELKDTIKGFQEIVEGKYDDIPEQAFYLVGTIEEALEKAKKLAA; from the coding sequence ATGCTTCGCACCTGCCAAGGTGGGAAAAAGGAGGAACGGTTCACCATGAATAAAGGAAAAATTACTCAGGTTATCGGTCCCGTCATCGACGTGGAATTCGAAGCCGGCAAGCTCCCCGAGATCTACCACGCGATTAAGATCACCAACCCTGCCCTTGGCGAGGGAGAATGGAACCTGGTCTGCGAGGTCGCCCAGCACCTCGGCGAAAATACCGTCCGCGCCATCGCCATGGACTCCACTGACGGCCTGGTGCGCGGTCAGGACGTTCTCGATACCGGCAAGCAGATCGTCATGCCGGTCGGTCGCGGCACCCTCGGCCGGATCCTCAACGTCGTCGGCGAACCTGTCGACGAGGCCGGGCCGGTCAATACCGAAAAGCAGTGGGAAATTCACCGCCCTACCCCCGAGTTCGTCGAGCAGTCGACCAAGGTCGAAGCTTTCGAAACCGGGATCAAGGTCGTTGACCTGCTGGCTCCCTACGCTCGTGGCGGCAAGATCGGCCTGTTCGGCGGCGCCGGCGTCGGCAAGACGGTTCTGATCATGGAACTGATTCACAACATCGCCAAACAGCACGGTGGTTTCTCGGTATTTGCCGGGGTCGGGGAGCGGACCCGCGAGGGGAACGACCTGTGGCACGAGATGAAGGACTCCGGCGTTCTCGACAAGGCCGCCCTGATTTACGGCCAGATGAACGAGCCTCCCGGGGCCCGCGCCCGCGTTGCCCTCTCGGCGCTGACCGTCGCCGAGTACTTCCGCGACGAGGAAGGCCAGGACGTGCTGCTGTTCGTCGACAACATCTTCCGTTTCACCCAGGCCGGTTCCGAGGTCTCGGCGCTGCTCGGCCGTATCCCCTCGGCGGTCGGCTACCAGCCGACCCTCTCCACCGAAATGGGTGAGCTGCAGGAGCGCATCACCACCACCAACAAGGGCTCGATCACCTCGGTACAGGCCATCTACGTTCCTGCCGACGACTTGACCGACCCGGCTCCGGCCACCGCTTTTGCCCACCTCGACGCGACCACGGTGCTTTCCCGCCAGATCGCCGAGCTCGGCATCTACCCCGCGGTGGACCCGCTCGACTCCACCAGCCGGATCCTCGATCCCCAGGTGGTCGGCGAAGAGCACTACAAGGTCGCCCGCGACGTCCAGTTCGTCCTGCAGCGCTACAAGGACCTGCAGGACATCATCGCCATTCTCGGCATGGACGAGCTCTCCGAGGAGGACAAGCTGGTCGTGGCCCGCGCCCGCAAGATCCAGCGCTTCCTCTCCCAGCCCTTCCACGTGGCCGAGGTCTTCACCGGCTCGCCGGGCAAATACGTCGAGCTCAAGGACACCATCAAGGGGTTCCAGGAGATCGTCGAAGGCAAGTACGACGACATCCCCGAGCAGGCCTTCTACCTGGTTGGAACCATCGAAGAAGCTCTGGAAAAGGCCAAGAAGCTCGCGGCCTGA
- a CDS encoding F0F1 ATP synthase subunit epsilon gives MADKLKLEMVTPYKKVLSAEVDEVTAPGAIGEFGILPGHTPMLTTLKIGEMTYRQGGQTFHVAVNWGYVEVEEDKVTVLVETAEPADEIDLERAKAALGRAEEALKELSPEDKDFKIMQAALDRALIRIQVASRKGR, from the coding sequence ATGGCAGACAAACTCAAACTGGAAATGGTCACCCCCTACAAGAAGGTGCTCTCTGCGGAAGTGGACGAAGTCACCGCCCCCGGGGCCATTGGCGAGTTCGGCATTCTGCCGGGGCATACGCCGATGCTGACCACCCTCAAGATCGGCGAGATGACCTACCGCCAGGGTGGCCAGACCTTTCATGTCGCCGTCAACTGGGGTTATGTGGAAGTTGAAGAGGACAAGGTCACGGTTCTGGTCGAGACCGCGGAACCGGCGGACGAGATCGACCTGGAGCGCGCCAAGGCCGCTCTGGGCCGGGCCGAGGAGGCGCTTAAAGAGCTCTCTCCCGAGGACAAGGACTTCAAGATCATGCAGGCGGCCCTGGACCGCGCCCTGATCCGCATTCAGGTAGCCAGCCGCAAGGGACGCTGA
- a CDS encoding FadR/GntR family transcriptional regulator, giving the protein MTTVFKQIRPKKISEEIVEQIKEHISQGQLKPGERIPSERELATLLGVSRPSVREAIMVLEAMGLVESRQGGGTFVRSLTEESLAAPLTSMVEKNPRLLHSLAEVRMGLESWSAFLAASRATEDEIRNMGELFQEMSRQAASGGWDAEVDAQFHYAITTATHNTLQLHVLNTIHGLFHATIQVALMEFYRKAGFVELLLNQHRAIYEAIARRDPEGARQAMMAHLRLVEEKMLQILKEDG; this is encoded by the coding sequence GTGACCACTGTATTCAAACAGATCCGACCCAAAAAGATTTCCGAGGAAATCGTTGAACAAATCAAGGAGCACATCTCCCAGGGCCAGCTAAAACCCGGGGAGCGTATCCCTTCCGAGCGGGAACTCGCCACCCTGCTCGGGGTCAGCCGGCCCTCGGTTCGCGAAGCCATCATGGTTCTCGAGGCCATGGGGCTGGTCGAATCCCGCCAGGGCGGGGGGACCTTCGTGCGCTCGCTTACCGAGGAATCCCTGGCCGCGCCGCTGACCAGCATGGTGGAAAAGAATCCGCGCCTGCTGCACTCTTTGGCCGAGGTCCGCATGGGCCTGGAGAGCTGGTCGGCGTTTCTCGCCGCCAGCCGGGCTACCGAGGACGAAATCCGCAACATGGGGGAATTGTTCCAGGAGATGAGCCGCCAGGCGGCCAGCGGGGGCTGGGATGCCGAGGTCGACGCCCAGTTCCATTATGCCATCACCACCGCTACCCACAACACCCTGCAGTTGCACGTGCTCAACACCATCCACGGGCTGTTTCACGCCACCATCCAAGTGGCCCTGATGGAATTCTACCGCAAGGCAGGCTTTGTGGAGCTGCTGCTCAACCAGCACCGGGCCATCTATGAGGCCATTGCCCGGCGCGACCCCGAAGGGGCTCGCCAGGCCATGATGGCTCACCTGCGGCTGGTCGAGGAAAAGATGCTGCAGATTCTCAAGGAAGACGGCTGA
- the dinB gene encoding DNA polymerase IV, which yields MRKIIHLDMDAFYASVEQRDRPELKGKPVIVGGSRERGVVCACSYETRAFGVRSAMAVARALRLCPQALVLPVRMARYQQVSAEIFEIFGRYTDCIEKLSIDEGFLDVTGSERLFGPARQIAERLRAEVRAETGLAVSAGVASNKFLAKVASELAKPDGLLEVPADQVDQFLLPLPVSRIWGVGRVTAERLERRGWRTIRELRAVPLEQLQRLLGAAGEQVYRLARGLDERPVVADEPIKSIGAEETFERDLRVPEALARELLALCERVAARLRRRGLVGRCVTLKVKYADFSAVSRSLTLERGLDSALAIQAEALRLLGRTEAGSRPVRLLGVSLAQLEAGQAAQPELFGEEQRRRQSALDQAVDRLRERFGESGIRRATLLEGSPRPSVKKGGDPGE from the coding sequence GTGCGCAAAATCATTCACTTGGACATGGATGCCTTCTATGCCTCGGTGGAACAGCGGGACCGGCCGGAACTGAAGGGTAAGCCGGTCATCGTCGGCGGCAGTCGGGAGCGTGGAGTGGTCTGTGCCTGCTCCTACGAAACCCGCGCCTTCGGGGTGCGTTCGGCCATGGCCGTTGCCCGGGCGTTGCGGCTCTGCCCCCAGGCGCTGGTGCTGCCGGTGCGGATGGCCCGCTACCAACAGGTTTCTGCGGAAATCTTTGAAATTTTCGGGCGTTACACCGATTGCATCGAAAAGCTCTCGATCGACGAGGGGTTTCTCGATGTGACCGGCAGCGAACGCCTGTTCGGTCCCGCCCGGCAGATCGCTGAACGGCTTCGCGCCGAGGTCAGGGCCGAAACCGGATTGGCGGTAAGCGCCGGAGTGGCCTCGAACAAGTTTCTGGCCAAGGTGGCGTCGGAGCTGGCCAAACCCGATGGCCTGCTCGAAGTGCCCGCCGACCAGGTCGACCAGTTTTTGCTCCCCCTGCCTGTCTCGCGGATCTGGGGGGTCGGCCGAGTGACCGCCGAGCGGTTGGAGCGCCGGGGTTGGCGGACGATCCGGGAACTGCGGGCGGTCCCCCTGGAGCAGTTGCAGCGGCTGCTCGGTGCTGCCGGGGAGCAGGTGTACCGGCTTGCCAGGGGGTTGGACGAGAGGCCCGTGGTCGCCGACGAGCCGATCAAGTCCATCGGCGCCGAGGAGACCTTCGAACGCGACCTCCGGGTGCCCGAGGCTCTGGCCAGGGAGCTGTTGGCCCTCTGCGAGCGGGTGGCCGCTCGCCTTCGTCGCCGCGGCCTGGTGGGGCGCTGTGTGACCCTCAAGGTCAAGTACGCCGATTTCAGCGCGGTCAGCCGCAGCCTGACCCTGGAGCGGGGCCTCGATTCGGCCCTGGCCATCCAGGCCGAAGCCTTGCGCCTGCTGGGCAGGACCGAGGCGGGCAGCAGGCCGGTGCGGCTGCTGGGGGTAAGTCTGGCCCAGCTTGAAGCCGGTCAGGCGGCGCAGCCGGAACTTTTCGGCGAAGAACAGCGCCGGCGCCAGTCGGCCCTGGATCAGGCGGTGGACCGGCTCCGGGAGCGTTTCGGCGAGAGCGGCATCCGTCGCGCCACCCTGCTCGAGGGCTCCCCCCGGCCCTCAGTCAAGAAAGGGGGCGACCCCGGCGAGTGA
- a CDS encoding sugar phosphate isomerase/epimerase family protein, translating to MADRLHVHVPYRLLGESLPLLLERRLQPEIAFSGDDLDRLSLVELRSRARVLRQAGLGCTVHAPFHDLNPGTNDPLIRQATLVRCTQTLNAAAELGASLVVFHPGYEKWRYSLQSDLWLAPSLKFWPPLIQAAERLGLRLALENIFEEQPDTLAQLLTALGSPTLGHCLDVGHWRLFAKVSLKHWLAILGPHLVHLHLHDNLGDRDAHLPVGEGSIDFPLLFRLLKQLPVAPTLTLESHDRQSLLRSLAGVAPFLD from the coding sequence ATGGCTGACCGGCTTCATGTGCACGTCCCCTACCGCCTGCTCGGCGAGTCTCTGCCCCTGTTGCTGGAGCGCCGACTGCAGCCGGAAATCGCTTTCAGTGGCGATGACCTCGACCGCCTCAGCCTGGTCGAGCTGCGCTCCCGCGCCCGGGTCCTGCGGCAGGCCGGCCTCGGCTGCACGGTGCATGCGCCCTTCCACGATCTCAATCCGGGCACCAACGACCCGCTGATCCGCCAAGCCACCCTGGTGCGCTGCACCCAGACCCTGAATGCGGCCGCCGAGCTCGGGGCCTCGCTGGTGGTTTTTCATCCCGGTTACGAAAAGTGGCGCTACAGCCTGCAAAGCGACCTCTGGCTTGCGCCCAGCCTGAAGTTCTGGCCGCCGCTCATTCAGGCGGCAGAGCGCCTCGGGTTGCGCCTGGCGCTGGAGAACATCTTCGAGGAGCAGCCCGACACCCTGGCCCAGCTGCTTACGGCTCTCGGCTCGCCCACCCTGGGGCACTGCCTGGATGTCGGCCACTGGAGGCTGTTCGCCAAGGTTTCGCTGAAACACTGGCTGGCCATCCTGGGTCCGCACCTGGTGCACCTGCACCTGCACGACAACCTCGGCGACCGTGACGCGCATCTGCCGGTGGGGGAGGGGAGCATCGATTTCCCGCTGCTGTTCCGGCTGCTCAAACAGCTGCCCGTGGCTCCGACCCTGACCCTGGAATCCCATGACCGGCAGTCCCTGCTGCGCTCACTCGCCGGGGTCGCCCCCTTTCTTGACTGA
- a CDS encoding potassium channel family protein, whose protein sequence is MSSLDPVRHLRFSLLVLVVVIGLGTLGYSLIEGWGAFDSLSMTVITLATVGFKEVHDLSDAGKAFTIILIVFGAGIIAYAVGSMIQIMVERQLRSILGRKKMENQINRRQGHYTICGYGRIGTLTCREFLDRPTPFVVVEKEPELCEKLSNEGILFVHGDATDDETLISGGGLHG, encoded by the coding sequence GTGTCTTCATTGGATCCGGTCCGCCACCTGCGCTTTTCTCTTCTGGTTCTGGTCGTCGTCATCGGGTTGGGAACCCTCGGCTACTCGCTTATCGAGGGCTGGGGGGCCTTCGACTCGCTCTCCATGACGGTCATCACCCTCGCCACCGTCGGCTTCAAGGAGGTCCACGACCTCTCCGACGCCGGCAAGGCCTTCACCATCATCCTGATCGTCTTCGGGGCGGGGATCATCGCCTACGCGGTCGGCAGCATGATCCAGATTATGGTCGAAAGGCAACTGCGCTCGATTCTGGGGAGGAAGAAAATGGAAAACCAGATCAACCGGCGTCAGGGGCACTACACCATCTGCGGCTACGGCCGCATCGGCACCCTGACCTGCAGGGAATTTCTCGATCGTCCCACCCCGTTCGTGGTGGTGGAAAAGGAGCCTGAACTCTGCGAAAAGCTCAGCAATGAAGGGATTTTATTCGTGCATGGCGACGCCACGGACGACGAAACCCTGATCAGCGGCGGTGGACTCCATGGCTGA
- a CDS encoding GntR family transcriptional regulator has translation MRRKPIERHQTLREKILETIREAILKGALKPGEKVAEPELAERFGISRTPIREAFRQLESEGYLSVIPRKGAVVASLSERDVEEFYAIKSILEGYAARIAAERLSERDLERLETINNNLEKLARDGDVKNFFRVHNEFHELFIRAAGNDKLLELINQLVLKFNRLRMASLSLPGRMEISVREHHKIIEAFRAQDGARADELVSKTAAIGGQVLIQSMAQEQGLKVEKSVLQRAVDV, from the coding sequence GTGAGACGAAAGCCGATCGAGCGTCACCAGACCCTCCGGGAAAAAATTCTGGAAACCATCCGCGAGGCCATCCTCAAGGGAGCGCTCAAGCCTGGGGAGAAGGTGGCCGAGCCGGAATTGGCCGAGCGCTTCGGCATCAGCCGCACCCCGATCCGCGAGGCCTTCCGGCAGTTGGAGTCCGAAGGGTACCTGTCGGTGATCCCCCGCAAGGGGGCGGTGGTCGCCTCCCTGTCTGAGCGGGATGTCGAGGAGTTCTATGCCATCAAGAGCATCCTTGAGGGGTATGCCGCCCGCATCGCCGCGGAGCGGCTCAGCGAAAGGGACCTGGAGCGACTGGAGACGATCAACAATAACCTGGAAAAACTGGCCCGGGATGGGGATGTAAAAAACTTCTTCAGGGTGCACAACGAATTTCATGAGCTGTTTATCCGGGCCGCGGGCAATGACAAGCTGCTCGAGCTGATCAACCAGTTGGTGCTGAAATTCAACCGGCTGCGCATGGCTTCCCTGTCGCTGCCGGGGCGCATGGAGATCTCGGTCCGCGAGCACCATAAAATCATCGAAGCGTTCCGTGCTCAGGACGGGGCGAGGGCCGACGAGCTGGTCAGCAAGACCGCCGCCATCGGCGGCCAGGTGCTGATCCAGAGCATGGCCCAGGAGCAGGGCCTCAAGGTGGAGAAATCCGTGCTCCAGCGGGCGGTGGATGTCTGA
- a CDS encoding YfaZ family outer membrane protein, producing the protein MRMMTLKTLLFPLLLLALGASAAGAASLAIDFNDFSAQAELGLPITEDDYGSSQTSFRFLYNDDQDTALGSLGFDFMGQPGNVPGLEVGAAAQVAGGEADDSQDFLNLGVGVKLGYAPPVLGGFGLSGRIFYSPEIFSWLDSDRMVEWGTRASFAVTPKVRLHLDYQNVRNDFEDHGTWTIDDAVRLGFEARF; encoded by the coding sequence ATGAGGATGATGACCCTGAAAACCCTGCTCTTTCCCCTGCTCCTGCTGGCCCTGGGCGCCTCGGCGGCCGGTGCGGCCTCGCTGGCAATCGATTTCAACGATTTCAGTGCCCAGGCCGAACTGGGCCTGCCCATCACCGAAGACGACTACGGCAGCAGCCAGACCTCCTTCCGGTTTCTCTACAACGACGACCAGGACACCGCCCTCGGATCGCTCGGCTTCGACTTCATGGGGCAGCCCGGCAACGTTCCCGGCCTGGAGGTGGGTGCCGCGGCACAGGTGGCCGGCGGCGAGGCCGACGACAGCCAGGATTTTCTCAACCTGGGGGTCGGGGTCAAGCTCGGCTACGCTCCGCCGGTACTCGGCGGCTTCGGACTTTCCGGACGGATTTTCTACTCCCCGGAGATCTTCTCCTGGCTCGATTCGGATCGCATGGTCGAATGGGGAACCCGCGCCAGCTTTGCGGTGACCCCCAAGGTCCGCCTGCACCTGGATTATCAGAACGTGCGCAACGATTTCGAGGACCACGGGACCTGGACCATCGACGACGCGGTGCGCCTCGGTTTCGAGGCCCGTTTCTAG
- a CDS encoding ABC transporter permease, with translation MSQARPRPRIIRWLPFATLLQREVLRFFRVSVQTLLTPIITASLYLFVFGATLGERLSVIEGFSYAEFVIPGLILMGVISNSFANTSSSLFMARYLGNIVDLLVTPITPPQFIFAYTLAAMLRGLLVGLAVGIISMFFASLPWVQPVLAALMACLASFLFAQFGIIAAIYSNTFDALSMYNNFVILPLIYLGGVFYPISILPPFWEHLSRFNPLFYLIDGFRHAILGVGDTPLLHSFGITLLMAAVLFAWAALLVGRGYRLRS, from the coding sequence ATGAGCCAGGCACGCCCCCGGCCGCGGATAATCCGCTGGCTCCCCTTCGCCACCCTGCTGCAGCGCGAGGTGCTGCGCTTTTTCCGGGTCTCGGTGCAGACCCTGCTGACGCCGATCATCACCGCCTCGCTCTACCTTTTCGTCTTCGGCGCCACCCTCGGCGAACGCCTTTCGGTCATCGAGGGGTTCAGCTACGCCGAATTCGTCATCCCAGGACTGATCCTCATGGGGGTGATTTCCAACTCCTTCGCCAACACCTCCTCGTCGCTGTTCATGGCCCGCTACCTGGGGAACATCGTCGATCTGCTGGTCACCCCCATCACCCCGCCCCAGTTCATCTTCGCCTACACCCTGGCGGCGATGCTGCGCGGGCTGCTGGTCGGGCTGGCGGTGGGGATCATCTCCATGTTCTTCGCTTCTCTCCCCTGGGTGCAGCCGGTGCTGGCGGCGCTCATGGCCTGCCTGGCCAGCTTTCTGTTCGCCCAGTTCGGCATCATCGCCGCCATCTACTCCAACACCTTCGACGCCCTTTCCATGTACAACAACTTCGTCATCCTGCCGCTGATCTACCTGGGCGGGGTGTTCTACCCGATATCCATCCTGCCGCCTTTCTGGGAGCACCTCTCGCGCTTCAACCCCCTGTTCTACCTCATCGACGGCTTCCGTCACGCCATCCTCGGGGTCGGCGACACCCCGCTGCTGCACTCCTTCGGCATCACGCTGCTGATGGCCGCCGTGCTGTTTGCCTGGGCCGCCCTGCTGGTCGGGCGCGGCTACCGGCTGCGCAGCTGA
- a CDS encoding ABC transporter ATP-binding protein: MTNALQITDLWKSFAGTAVVKGVEFAIAPGEIFGLLGPNGAGKSTTINMVAGVARIDRGSVKVFGYDNQREYRRTRRLVGVMHQEIVIDHFFPIDRALRIHSGYYGAPADAAWRERLIERLDLGPHLHKPMNKLSGGLKRRFMVAKALIHKPRLLILDEPTAGVDVELRHGLWDFVREINHEGTTVLLTTHYLEEAEQMCGRIAIMNHGELIALERTPELLRRLENRCLVLTLSRPLGQVPAELAAFGATLEAGGETLTLAIPPGKTAGDALGALTRVGVEIAEIETRKAGLEEVFIELTGMRVKNGRGGER, translated from the coding sequence ATGACCAACGCCCTGCAAATCACCGACCTCTGGAAAAGCTTCGCCGGTACCGCCGTGGTCAAGGGGGTGGAATTTGCTATCGCCCCCGGGGAGATCTTCGGCCTGCTCGGCCCCAACGGCGCCGGCAAGAGCACCACCATCAACATGGTCGCCGGGGTGGCCCGCATCGACCGCGGCAGCGTCAAGGTCTTCGGCTACGACAACCAGCGCGAGTACCGGAGGACCCGGCGCCTGGTGGGGGTCATGCACCAGGAAATCGTCATCGACCATTTCTTCCCCATCGACCGGGCGCTGCGCATCCATTCCGGTTATTACGGGGCCCCAGCCGACGCAGCCTGGCGGGAGCGGCTCATCGAAAGGCTCGACCTGGGCCCCCACCTGCACAAGCCGATGAACAAGCTCTCCGGCGGCCTCAAGCGCCGCTTCATGGTGGCCAAGGCGCTGATCCACAAGCCCAGGCTGCTGATTCTCGACGAGCCGACCGCCGGGGTCGACGTGGAGCTGCGCCACGGTTTGTGGGACTTCGTCCGCGAGATCAACCACGAGGGGACCACGGTGCTGCTGACCACCCACTACCTGGAGGAGGCCGAGCAGATGTGCGGACGCATCGCCATCATGAACCATGGCGAGCTGATCGCTCTGGAGCGCACCCCCGAGCTGCTGCGGCGCCTGGAGAATCGGTGCCTGGTACTGACTCTGTCCCGACCTCTGGGGCAGGTGCCTGCCGAGCTGGCCGCTTTCGGCGCAACTCTCGAGGCCGGCGGCGAAACCCTGACCCTGGCCATCCCGCCGGGCAAAACCGCCGGCGATGCCCTCGGCGCCCTGACCCGGGTCGGGGTGGAGATCGCCGAAATCGAAACCCGCAAGGCCGGCCTCGAGGAGGTGTTCATCGAGCTGACCGGCATGCGGGTGAAAAACGGCCGGGGAGGGGAGCGATGA
- the tatC gene encoding twin-arginine translocase subunit TatC: MAAEVEQELPFTSHLEELRKRLMIAGGTWLVAFMACYSFAERLFTFVSEPVRSALPEGSSLVFINATEPFFTYLKVGAIAGLLIALPVIFWQLWAFVAPGLYSHEKKLAVPFVIASTLCFGAGTYFGFTFVFPTIFTFLIKFGTGSGEINAMLSMGSYLTLSFRLLMAFGLVFELPIGIFFLARMGVVDHRWLAKNRKYALLLAFVIGAILTPPDVFSQTAIALPFIILYEVGIIVARLFGKKKAVEEPEEKAEETGQA; encoded by the coding sequence ATGGCTGCTGAAGTCGAGCAGGAACTGCCTTTCACCAGCCACCTCGAAGAGCTGCGCAAGCGCCTGATGATCGCCGGCGGGACCTGGCTGGTGGCCTTCATGGCCTGCTACAGCTTTGCCGAGCGCCTGTTCACGTTCGTCTCGGAACCGGTGCGCTCTGCGCTTCCCGAAGGCAGCTCGCTGGTCTTCATCAACGCCACCGAGCCGTTTTTCACCTACCTGAAGGTGGGCGCCATCGCCGGCCTGTTGATCGCCCTGCCGGTCATCTTCTGGCAGCTGTGGGCCTTTGTCGCCCCGGGGCTCTACAGCCATGAAAAAAAGCTGGCCGTCCCCTTCGTCATTGCCAGCACCCTGTGCTTCGGGGCCGGGACCTACTTCGGCTTCACCTTTGTCTTTCCGACCATCTTCACCTTTCTCATCAAGTTCGGCACCGGCTCGGGAGAGATCAACGCCATGCTCTCCATGGGCTCCTACCTGACCCTCTCCTTTCGCCTGCTGATGGCCTTCGGCCTGGTCTTCGAGCTGCCCATCGGGATCTTCTTTTTGGCCCGCATGGGGGTCGTCGACCACCGGTGGCTGGCGAAGAACCGCAAATACGCGCTGCTGCTGGCCTTCGTGATCGGGGCCATCCTGACCCCGCCGGATGTGTTCTCCCAGACCGCCATCGCTTTGCCGTTCATCATCCTCTACGAGGTCGGCATCATCGTGGCGCGGCTGTTCGGCAAGAAGAAGGCGGTGGAGGAGCCGGAAGAAAAAGCGGAAGAAACCGGACAGGCCTGA
- a CDS encoding twin-arginine translocase TatA/TatE family subunit gives MFGIGMPELLLILALALIVIGPKKLPDIAKALGKGLAEFRRATEELKSSINDEVRTAETRDRLAKDGKLVPPAAEPPPANPYVDGVPPSPQAADQAPQQESPRAETAAADAVRPKDDPHGC, from the coding sequence ATGTTCGGAATCGGCATGCCCGAGCTGTTGCTCATTTTGGCCCTGGCCCTGATCGTCATCGGCCCCAAAAAACTGCCCGACATCGCCAAGGCCCTGGGAAAAGGGCTGGCCGAATTCAGGCGCGCCACCGAGGAGCTGAAGAGCTCCATCAACGACGAGGTCCGCACCGCGGAAACCCGCGATCGGCTGGCCAAGGACGGCAAGCTTGTGCCCCCGGCCGCGGAGCCGCCGCCGGCCAACCCCTACGTGGACGGCGTCCCGCCGTCACCGCAAGCTGCCGATCAGGCCCCGCAGCAGGAGTCGCCCCGGGCCGAAACCGCGGCGGCCGATGCGGTTCGCCCCAAGGACGATCCGCATGGCTGCTGA
- the nadA gene encoding quinolinate synthase NadA — MLRLTTARKVAWMKQEEIIQEIRRLAAERNALLLAHNYQRDEIQALADITGDSLGLSMEAARTDKDVIVFCGVHFMAESASILAPDKIVLLPRPDAGCPMADMVTPEGLRELKARHPGVPVVTYVNSSADVKAESDICCTSSNAVNVVNSLEADEVILVPDRNLGRYIAQHTDKKCIFWEGYCPTHDRLDVEAVKRAMAEHPDALFMAHPECPPEILELAQHICSTSGMYDFARNNPAKTFIVGTEAGILYRLRKENPGKEFILPSAKLICPNMKLTSLEDVLKSLQTMSPEITVPAAIREKAKLTLDRMLAVPRD; from the coding sequence ATACTTCGATTAACCACTGCCAGGAAGGTTGCTTGGATGAAACAGGAAGAAATCATTCAGGAGATCCGTCGGCTGGCCGCCGAGCGCAATGCGCTGCTGCTGGCTCACAACTATCAGCGCGATGAGATTCAGGCTCTCGCCGACATCACCGGGGACTCCCTCGGCCTGTCCATGGAGGCCGCGCGCACCGACAAGGACGTGATCGTCTTCTGCGGCGTGCACTTCATGGCCGAAAGCGCCTCGATCCTGGCGCCGGACAAGATCGTGCTGCTGCCCCGGCCCGATGCCGGCTGCCCGATGGCCGACATGGTCACCCCCGAGGGGCTGCGCGAGCTCAAGGCCAGGCACCCCGGGGTGCCGGTGGTCACCTACGTCAACTCCAGCGCCGACGTCAAGGCCGAGAGCGACATCTGCTGCACCAGCTCCAATGCGGTCAACGTGGTCAACTCGCTGGAGGCCGACGAGGTGATCCTGGTCCCCGACCGCAACCTGGGTCGCTATATCGCCCAGCACACCGACAAGAAGTGCATCTTCTGGGAGGGTTACTGCCCCACCCACGACCGCCTCGACGTCGAGGCCGTCAAACGGGCCATGGCCGAGCACCCCGATGCCCTGTTCATGGCCCATCCCGAGTGCCCGCCGGAGATCCTCGAGCTGGCCCAGCACATCTGCTCGACCAGTGGCATGTACGATTTCGCCCGCAACAACCCGGCGAAGACATTCATTGTCGGCACCGAGGCCGGCATTCTCTACCGGCTGCGCAAGGAGAACCCCGGCAAGGAGTTCATCCTCCCCTCGGCCAAGCTGATTTGCCCCAACATGAAGCTCACCTCCCTCGAGGACGTGCTCAAGAGCCTGCAGACCATGAGCCCGGAGATCACCGTCCCCGCCGCCATCCGGGAAAAGGCCAAGCTCACCCTCGACCGCATGCTGGCGGTGCCGCGGGACTAA